A window of the Sphingobium sp. CAP-1 genome harbors these coding sequences:
- the prmC gene encoding peptide chain release factor N(5)-glutamine methyltransferase, with protein sequence MSLPDALRAATVRLAVSSDTARLDAELLMAHALGLSRADMLMRQRDLIVPADFAALLDRRLSGEPIAHIIGSRDFWTISLAVTPDTLIPRPDSETLIEAAVDHFVARAPMRVLDLGTGSGALLLAALAQWPQARGLGVDASAAALAVAQDNAVRLGLSDRAEFRLGDWADGVDGPFDLLLINPPYIGSDEPLSGDVLREPAGALFAGVDGLADYRRIAPDLPRLIAPGGMAAIEIGHMQAASVSALLVGQGLAVAVRRDLAGLDRCLIATLAD encoded by the coding sequence ATGAGCCTTCCCGACGCCCTGCGCGCTGCAACTGTTCGGCTCGCTGTTTCCAGCGATACCGCGCGGCTCGACGCCGAACTGCTGATGGCCCATGCGCTGGGCCTGTCGCGCGCCGACATGCTGATGCGCCAGCGCGACCTGATCGTGCCGGCGGACTTCGCCGCGCTGCTCGATCGCCGCCTGTCGGGTGAGCCGATCGCCCATATCATTGGCAGTCGCGATTTCTGGACGATCAGCCTGGCGGTCACGCCCGACACGCTCATTCCCCGCCCTGACAGCGAAACGCTGATCGAGGCGGCGGTCGATCATTTCGTGGCGCGTGCGCCGATGCGCGTGCTGGACCTTGGCACTGGATCGGGCGCGCTGTTGCTGGCGGCGCTGGCGCAATGGCCGCAGGCGCGGGGGCTGGGCGTCGACGCCTCCGCCGCCGCGCTTGCCGTGGCGCAGGACAATGCGGTGCGGCTGGGTCTGTCCGATCGTGCGGAGTTTCGCCTGGGCGACTGGGCCGATGGCGTCGATGGCCCGTTCGACCTGCTGCTCATCAACCCGCCCTATATCGGCAGCGACGAGCCATTGTCGGGCGACGTGCTGCGCGAACCGGCCGGCGCGCTGTTCGCCGGGGTCGACGGGCTGGCGGATTATCGCCGCATCGCGCCCGATCTGCCGCGCCTGATCGCGCCGGGCGGCATGGCGGCGATCGAGATCGGCCATATGCAGGCAGCCAGCGTGTCTGCCCTGCTGGTCGGGCAGGGGCTGGCGGTGGCGGTAAGGCGCGATCTGGCGGGGCTTGACCGCTGCCTGATCGCGACCCTTGCGGACTGA
- a CDS encoding M61 family metallopeptidase, with product MIRSLAAALCLSTGLSSAIASPLFAQDVIRSKPTALPVDNGAPAPKDIAYPGGTIRLEVDATDTSQRIFRVKETIPVAAAGPLTLLMPQWLPGNHAPRGQIEKLTGVTFTANGQNVAWKRDPLNVYAFQIDVPQGATEVVAQFQYLSATAGNQGRVVVTPKMLNIQWESVSLYPAGYYTRQIPIQPTVTYPAGWQAATALRGTRTGDKVAYETIDYEALQDSPVFAGRYFKPVDLGSNVTLNIVADDADELDFKPEQIAKHRKLVAEAGALFGAYHFNHYDFLLAITDEMGGIGLEHHRSSENQVEPGYFKKWDSGEALLDRNLLPHEFTHSWDGKFRRPDLLWTPDFNVPMQDNLLWVYEGQTQFWGYVLGARSGLFSKAETLDAYAQIAAKLDTAVGRQWRAMEDTTHDPIISARRPKGWASWQRSEDYYNEGLMIWLEADAIIAKATRGKKGLDDFAKAFFGIRPGDWGQVVYNRDDVIGTLNAIAPYDWAGFFQKYVDSPTRETPKGGFILGGYKLVYGDTPNAITKASETANKMVDQSFGLGAIVKNDGEITGVIWDSAAFKASLAVGSKILAVNGEEFSGDAWKAAISAKTPIQIILKQDKYYRTLTLDYSAGLRYPRLEKTGEGEGSLDRLLKPRI from the coding sequence ATGATCCGCAGCCTTGCTGCCGCGCTTTGCCTTTCCACGGGCCTTTCGAGCGCCATCGCCAGTCCACTGTTCGCGCAGGACGTGATCCGGTCAAAGCCGACCGCGCTGCCCGTCGACAATGGCGCACCTGCACCAAAGGACATAGCCTATCCCGGCGGCACCATCCGTCTGGAGGTCGACGCGACCGACACCAGCCAGCGCATCTTCCGCGTGAAGGAGACGATCCCGGTCGCCGCCGCCGGGCCGCTGACGCTGCTGATGCCGCAATGGCTGCCGGGCAACCATGCGCCGCGCGGGCAGATCGAGAAGCTGACCGGCGTGACCTTCACCGCCAATGGTCAGAACGTCGCGTGGAAGCGCGATCCGCTGAACGTCTACGCCTTCCAGATCGACGTGCCGCAGGGCGCGACCGAAGTGGTGGCGCAGTTCCAGTATCTGTCGGCTACCGCCGGCAATCAGGGCCGGGTCGTGGTGACGCCCAAGATGCTGAACATTCAGTGGGAAAGCGTGTCGCTCTATCCGGCGGGCTATTATACCCGCCAGATCCCGATCCAGCCGACCGTGACCTATCCCGCCGGCTGGCAGGCCGCGACCGCACTGCGCGGCACGCGGACAGGGGACAAGGTCGCTTACGAGACGATCGATTATGAGGCGTTGCAGGATTCACCGGTATTCGCCGGCCGCTATTTCAAGCCGGTGGACCTGGGCAGCAACGTCACGCTGAACATCGTGGCGGACGATGCCGACGAGCTGGACTTCAAACCGGAACAGATCGCTAAACATAGGAAACTGGTGGCCGAAGCGGGCGCGCTGTTCGGCGCCTATCATTTCAACCATTATGATTTCCTGCTGGCGATCACCGACGAGATGGGCGGCATCGGCCTGGAGCATCATCGCAGTTCGGAAAATCAGGTCGAACCGGGCTATTTCAAGAAATGGGATTCGGGCGAGGCGCTGCTGGACCGCAACCTGTTGCCGCATGAATTCACCCATAGCTGGGACGGCAAGTTCCGTCGCCCCGATTTGCTCTGGACCCCTGACTTCAACGTGCCGATGCAGGATAATCTGCTGTGGGTCTATGAAGGGCAGACCCAATTCTGGGGCTATGTGCTGGGCGCGCGGTCGGGCCTGTTCTCCAAGGCCGAGACGCTGGACGCCTATGCCCAGATCGCGGCGAAGCTGGACACCGCCGTCGGCCGCCAGTGGCGCGCGATGGAGGACACCACCCATGACCCCATCATCTCCGCCCGCCGGCCCAAGGGCTGGGCGAGCTGGCAGCGGTCCGAGGATTATTATAATGAAGGGCTGATGATCTGGCTGGAGGCCGATGCGATCATCGCCAAGGCGACGCGCGGCAAGAAGGGACTGGACGATTTCGCCAAGGCCTTTTTCGGCATTCGGCCGGGCGACTGGGGACAGGTCGTTTATAATCGCGACGATGTGATCGGGACGCTGAACGCCATCGCCCCCTATGACTGGGCCGGATTCTTCCAGAAATATGTCGATTCGCCGACGCGCGAAACGCCCAAGGGCGGCTTCATCCTGGGCGGTTACAAGCTGGTCTATGGCGATACCCCCAATGCCATCACCAAGGCGAGCGAAACTGCCAACAAGATGGTCGACCAGAGTTTTGGGCTGGGCGCGATCGTCAAGAATGACGGCGAAATTACCGGCGTCATCTGGGACAGCGCGGCGTTTAAAGCCAGCCTTGCCGTGGGATCGAAAATATTGGCGGTCAATGGCGAGGAATTTTCCGGCGACGCATGGAAGGCCGCGATCAGCGCCAAGACGCCGATCCAGATCATCCTAAAGCAGGATAAATATTACCGCACATTGACCCTCGATTATTCGGCCGGGCTGCGCTATCCGCGCCTCGAAAAGACAGGAGAGGGTGAAGGCAGTCTCGATCGGCTGCTGAAACCGAGAATATAA
- the hisS gene encoding histidine--tRNA ligase, producing the protein MAKIETPRPVRGTQDMLGGTAEAFQERFAHVVATFDRVRKLYGFQRVEVPVFESTAVFARSLGESTDVVSKEMYTFEDRGGDSITLRPEFTAGISRAYITEGWQQYAPLKVATHGPLFRYERPQKGRFRQFHQLDAEILGAGEPGADVELLVLADQLLKELGVSDGVTLNLNTLGDGPSRDAWRAALIAHFEAHRDQLSEESLDRLQRNPLRILDSKDPRDRPVADSAPDIDAYLTDEARSFFEKVTSGLDAAGVAWERNACLVRGLDYYRHTAFEFITDRLGAQGTVLGGGRYDGLIENLGGPSTPAVGWAAGIERLAMLVDAPEVQKIDVAVIPMGDAAEAVATGIVANLRRAGVVTDMGYRGNMKKRMQRANASGAQTAIIIGDDELAQGEVTVRNLIDGSQERCKIDALGDYPLVGKASFVEGLLKGFDPTKATAN; encoded by the coding sequence ATGGCAAAGATCGAAACGCCGCGTCCGGTGCGCGGGACGCAGGATATGTTGGGCGGCACGGCCGAAGCGTTTCAGGAACGCTTTGCCCATGTGGTCGCGACCTTTGACCGGGTGCGCAAACTATACGGTTTCCAGCGGGTCGAAGTGCCCGTGTTCGAATCCACCGCCGTATTCGCCCGGTCGCTGGGTGAAAGCACCGATGTCGTCTCCAAGGAGATGTACACGTTCGAGGATCGCGGCGGCGACAGCATCACCCTGCGCCCCGAATTCACCGCGGGCATCAGCCGCGCCTATATCACCGAAGGCTGGCAGCAATATGCGCCGCTGAAGGTCGCGACCCACGGCCCGCTGTTCCGTTATGAACGGCCGCAAAAGGGCCGTTTCCGCCAATTTCACCAACTCGATGCCGAAATCCTCGGCGCGGGTGAGCCGGGCGCGGATGTCGAACTGCTGGTGCTGGCCGACCAGTTGCTCAAGGAACTGGGCGTGTCGGACGGCGTGACGCTCAACCTCAATACGCTGGGCGACGGGCCGAGCCGTGACGCCTGGCGCGCGGCGCTCATCGCCCATTTCGAGGCGCACAGGGATCAACTGTCGGAAGAAAGCCTCGACCGGCTTCAGCGCAACCCGCTGCGCATCCTCGACAGCAAAGACCCGCGCGACCGCCCGGTCGCCGACAGCGCGCCCGACATCGACGCCTATCTGACCGACGAGGCGCGCAGCTTCTTCGAAAAGGTGACAAGCGGCCTCGATGCGGCGGGCGTGGCGTGGGAACGCAATGCCTGTCTGGTGCGCGGCCTCGATTATTATCGCCACACCGCGTTCGAGTTCATCACCGACCGTCTCGGCGCGCAGGGGACCGTGCTGGGCGGCGGGCGTTATGACGGGCTGATCGAAAATCTGGGCGGTCCTTCGACCCCGGCGGTCGGCTGGGCGGCGGGGATCGAGCGGCTGGCGATGTTGGTGGATGCGCCGGAGGTGCAGAAGATTGATGTGGCGGTCATTCCGATGGGTGATGCCGCCGAAGCGGTGGCGACTGGCATCGTTGCCAATTTGCGCAGGGCGGGCGTCGTGACCGACATGGGCTATCGCGGCAACATGAAGAAGCGGATGCAGCGCGCCAATGCGTCGGGCGCGCAAACCGCGATCATCATCGGCGACGATGAACTGGCGCAGGGTGAAGTGACCGTCCGCAATCTGATCGACGGATCGCAGGAGCGCTGCAAGATCGATGCGCTGGGCGACTATCCCCTGGTTGGTAAGGCCAGCTTTGTAGAAGGTCTGCTGAAGGGCTTTGACCCAACGAAGGCGACCGCCAACTAA
- the prfA gene encoding peptide chain release factor 1, translating to MHISAERIAQIEARRDEVQASMTRADLAADAFVKLSKEYAEIEPVANAAHELRRLRQELAALETMTGGEEADPLMREMAQEEMQLLKSQLPAAERALALQLLPRDAADARPAMLEIRAGTGGDEAALFVGDLFRMYQRYADTQGWKMEMLSANASEQGGFKEVVASVNGAGVFAKLKFESGVHRVQRVPATESGGRIHTSAATVAILPEPEEVDVQIADSDLKIDIYRASGAGGQHVNTTDSAVRITHLPSGLVVIQQDERSQHKNKAKAMQVLRARLYEAERERAHSEQAGARKAMVGSGDRSERIRTYNFPQGRVTDHRINLTLHRLPEILEGPGLSEVIDALIAEDEAARLAQLDGMG from the coding sequence ATGCACATTTCCGCCGAACGCATCGCGCAGATCGAGGCGCGCCGGGATGAGGTGCAGGCGTCGATGACGCGCGCCGATCTGGCCGCCGATGCGTTCGTCAAACTGTCCAAGGAATATGCCGAGATCGAGCCGGTCGCCAATGCCGCGCATGAACTGCGCCGGTTGCGGCAGGAACTGGCCGCGCTGGAGACGATGACCGGCGGCGAGGAAGCCGATCCCCTGATGCGTGAAATGGCGCAGGAGGAGATGCAGTTGCTCAAGAGCCAGTTGCCCGCCGCCGAACGCGCGCTGGCGCTGCAATTGCTGCCCCGCGACGCCGCCGACGCCCGGCCCGCCATGCTGGAAATCCGCGCCGGCACCGGCGGTGACGAAGCCGCGCTGTTCGTCGGCGACCTGTTCCGCATGTATCAGCGTTACGCCGATACGCAGGGCTGGAAGATGGAGATGCTGTCCGCCAACGCCTCCGAACAGGGTGGCTTCAAGGAAGTGGTGGCCAGCGTCAATGGCGCGGGCGTTTTCGCCAAGCTGAAGTTCGAAAGCGGCGTCCACCGCGTCCAGCGCGTCCCCGCGACCGAAAGCGGCGGGCGCATCCATACCAGCGCCGCGACCGTCGCGATTCTCCCCGAACCGGAGGAGGTCGACGTGCAGATTGCCGACAGCGACCTCAAGATCGACATCTACCGCGCGTCGGGCGCCGGCGGCCAGCATGTCAACACCACCGATAGCGCCGTGCGCATCACCCATTTGCCCAGCGGCCTGGTCGTCATCCAGCAGGACGAACGATCGCAGCACAAGAATAAGGCGAAGGCGATGCAGGTGCTGCGCGCGCGCCTCTATGAAGCCGAGCGGGAACGCGCGCATAGCGAACAGGCCGGCGCGCGCAAGGCGATGGTCGGATCGGGCGACCGCTCCGAACGCATCCGCACCTATAATTTCCCGCAAGGGCGCGTTACCGATCATCGCATCAACCTGACCCTGCATCGCCTGCCCGAAATCCTGGAAGGACCGGGCCTGTCCGAAGTGATCGACGCCCTGATTGCCGAGGATGAAGCGGCGCGGCTGGCGCAACTGGACGGGATGGGTTGA
- a CDS encoding DUF4167 domain-containing protein: protein MINNRQAGRRNRGRNNNNGRPNGNNNRGGGDNGNRIDNRSRGNAAQLLEKYKNMARDAQMAGDRVNAEYYLQFADHYFRVLADNRARQEEQQQRFRPRDESFDEDGDDFDTGYDGGDDFRGEQPAYDRTPREQAPRDQDRRSEEGRDNRDSRDNREGRGDGRNDHRDARGEGRGERDNRGPRDDGRNNRRERPRRDRFAQQEMGVEGPTGTPAEELAPQPKVQPKAQPQAEAQSLVSAAPEAEVDAPRPRRGRPRKAAPAEAADSFDAAVLPPSIARADNDAEPAAAEEAPKKRTRRPRAAATTEAAE, encoded by the coding sequence TTGATCAACAACCGGCAGGCCGGCCGCCGCAATCGCGGCCGGAACAATAATAATGGTCGTCCCAACGGCAACAACAATCGGGGCGGCGGTGACAATGGCAACCGCATCGACAACCGCTCGCGCGGCAACGCGGCCCAGCTTCTTGAGAAATACAAGAATATGGCCCGCGACGCGCAGATGGCGGGCGACCGGGTGAACGCCGAATATTATTTGCAGTTCGCCGACCATTATTTCCGCGTGCTGGCCGATAATCGCGCCCGTCAGGAGGAGCAGCAGCAGCGCTTCCGCCCGCGTGACGAGAGTTTCGACGAGGATGGCGACGATTTCGACACCGGCTATGACGGCGGCGACGATTTCCGTGGCGAACAGCCGGCCTATGACCGCACCCCGCGCGAACAGGCGCCGCGCGATCAGGACCGCCGTTCGGAAGAAGGCCGCGACAATCGTGATTCACGCGACAATCGTGAAGGTCGGGGCGACGGCCGCAACGATCATCGTGACGCGCGCGGTGAGGGCCGTGGCGAACGCGACAATCGCGGCCCGCGCGATGACGGCCGCAACAATCGTCGCGAACGCCCCCGGCGTGATCGCTTCGCCCAGCAGGAAATGGGTGTAGAGGGACCGACCGGCACCCCGGCCGAGGAACTGGCGCCTCAGCCCAAGGTTCAACCCAAGGCTCAGCCCCAGGCTGAAGCCCAGTCGCTGGTTTCAGCAGCGCCGGAAGCGGAGGTCGACGCGCCCCGTCCCCGCCGTGGCCGCCCGCGTAAGGCTGCTCCGGCCGAGGCCGCAGACTCCTTCGACGCGGCTGTGCTGCCGCCCTCGATCGCGCGCG